The DNA region CGAGGAATTCGCCGACTTCCTTGCAGGAAAAGGATTGCCGCCGGAGTCCTCCGACAACCCCTGGGTTCGCTCCATGACGGATCTGGGCAAGCAGGTGGGCCGGGTGCACGTACTCCAGTCCCCCTTGTCGGACTACCTCCGGTACGAGCTGGCTTCGTACCCCGGCAACGTCACGGCCGGCGAGTCGATCGGCATCATCGACACGGCTCGGCAGGAGGTGGCGGGACTGCCCGACCACGACTTCTGGCTGTTCGACGACGCCCGGGTCTACCGGATGCACTACACGGACGCCGGGCAATTCCTCGGCGCCGAACTGCTGCCCGATGCCCGCCTGAACGAGTACCGGAAGTATCGGGACATCGCCCTGGCGAACGCCGTGCCCTTCGGGGAGTACTCGGCGGCTTGAGCGGGGAACAGCACAACGACTTGGGTAAAGCCCTGCGGGCGTTGCGGATCGCCTCGGAAAAGACTGCCGAGACCGTCGCCCGCAGGGCTTCCATGTCTCCGGCCAAGCTTTCGAAGATCGAGAACGGCAGGACCCTGCCGAGTGTGCAAGACGTCGACATGATCCTGTCCGCGCTCGGCATATCCGACGAAGCCAAAGCCGAGTTCCTGGACGCAGCCCGCGGCGCGGCCACTGAACAGACTGCCTGGCGGGAACTCCGCCGCATGGGCCACTGGAAGCATCAGCAGGCCATCAAGGCCATCGAAGCCCGGACGACTGTTCTCAGACTGTTCCAGGGACAACTGATCCCTGGAGTGCTCCAGAGCGCCGAATACGTCTCCGCCGTATTCTCGCTACCCCCGGAGCTACCGGAAGAATCCAAGGCAAAGACGATCGCGGCTCGAATCGAGCGCCAGGCCGTCCTGTACGACCGCCATCGAGAATTTCATTTCGTCATTTGTGAGCATGTATTGCGGTGGAGGGTCTGCCCTCCTGGCGTCATGGCCACTCAGCTCGATCGCCTGATTTCGCTGTCTCGGCTTCCCAATGTGACCATCGGAGTCCTTCCCCTCGCCAAACCGATGCCGGACTTCCCGATGACGTGCTTCAGCATGCATGACGATCGCCTGGTCATGGTGGAGACCTTCCATTCAGAGATCACCACGCGCGACCCCAAGGATGTCAGTCTCTATCTTTCGACATTCTCCAGATTCGATGCTGCGGCGCTTCACGCAGACGATATGCGCTCGCTTGTCGAAGGAATCAGGGACGAGTTCTTTCGAGAACAGGAAAACATTTAGCAACGGACCCTGCTCCATCGTAATTTGGTGACTCGCCGAAACCGTCCGAGAGTCACAGGAGCGTTCCATGTCCGCTGCAGGTTTTACGCAATCGACCGGTTCGAGGCGTCGCCGTTCCCACGCGGAGCTCATGCAGCGGATCAACAACAATCCGGTGCGGAAGGACCTGACGACCGGGCGGCTGGTCGAGGTGGTGGGGGCGCAGGACGGGCGGGCCCTGGTTCGGGCGCTGTTCGAGCCGGATGCGCCGGTGCGGCAGGTGCCCGCTGACCAGCTCACCACGCGCATCAGCTTGTGGCACTGATCATGGCCGAGCAGTGGGTGCCGGAGGCCGGCCAGCGGGTCTACGAACGCCGTACCGGTGCCGCCGTGGAGATCATGGAGATCGGCGCGACCTGCATCTACGTCCGCCCGTTGCGCGGCGGGGTGGAGCGCGTGGTCCGGCGCTCCGATCTGGTCCCGCCGGATGATGCCCCGGGCGGGTTCTTCGACTGGCAGGCCTCGCGCGGGTAGCGGCCCGGCATCGCTTGTCCTTCCGCTGGCTTCCCCATTGAATCTTCCGCCCAAGTTCTGGGCGGGACGGGGCCGTTCCGCGCCCCGAAGCCACACAGGAAGGTGCATTGCGATGAGTGAGCGCAACCTGTACGAACTCGACCTCTCGCAGGTCCAGGTACGGCGCCTCGGACGTCGTGTGGTCCCGGTGGGTGTCCGCGAGTCGGTGGTCCGGCCACTACGTGATCGTCTGTCCCAACAGGCTCTGGCCACAGTTCACTTGTCCGATGAGGCAACGCGCCTGAAACCTGGGCCGGGCCTACGCGGGGAGCGCAGGCCCGTCGGTGGGGGAGGTGGGTGGGGGGTGGCTAATCGCGGTCGGCGGGGGTGGGGCGGTGGGGGGCGAACTCGCGTTTCGTGGGGCGGGGGAGCCGGGGTTGGGTGTTGACCAGCCAGACCAGCCAGCCGACGAAGAGGACGGCGAGGAGGAGGGTGGACAGTCCGGCGACGAGAAGGGCGTTCACCAGGGCAGGGGAATGCGGGGAGGAGGACGGAGGGGCGGCGGAAGGAGCACGGCTG from Kitasatospora cathayae includes:
- a CDS encoding helix-turn-helix domain-containing protein, coding for MSGEQHNDLGKALRALRIASEKTAETVARRASMSPAKLSKIENGRTLPSVQDVDMILSALGISDEAKAEFLDAARGAATEQTAWRELRRMGHWKHQQAIKAIEARTTVLRLFQGQLIPGVLQSAEYVSAVFSLPPELPEESKAKTIAARIERQAVLYDRHREFHFVICEHVLRWRVCPPGVMATQLDRLISLSRLPNVTIGVLPLAKPMPDFPMTCFSMHDDRLVMVETFHSEITTRDPKDVSLYLSTFSRFDAAALHADDMRSLVEGIRDEFFREQENI
- a CDS encoding DUF6879 family protein; protein product: MLKGEDFGRLFETFERTAFRLETLAVYDVDEEREEFADFLAGKGLPPESSDNPWVRSMTDLGKQVGRVHVLQSPLSDYLRYELASYPGNVTAGESIGIIDTARQEVAGLPDHDFWLFDDARVYRMHYTDAGQFLGAELLPDARLNEYRKYRDIALANAVPFGEYSAA